The sequence below is a genomic window from Draconibacterium halophilum.
TCCCGACAGCGTATTTGTATAAGCCAGTTGTTACTTCTCTACCATTCCACTCAATAGTTTTTGGTTTGGCAATATTTGTTGAGATGATTTTCATTGTTTTGTCATTTCGAACAACGTGAGAAATCTATTTCAAGTTAAATGCAAAGAAACAGATCCTTGAATCATTCTTCCTTGCCTAACGGCAGGCAGGCTTAAAGATGACCAAATGAACTGCTAACTGAGACTGTCAACTGATCAAGCGATTTTCCGTTCTTTTTTAATATTCTCGTAGGCTTGGTTAACTTTTTGGAATTTTTCTTTTGCAGCATTCTGAACCTCTTCTCCCAGGTTGCTTACTTTATCAGGATGGTATTTCATTGCCATACGGCGGTAAGCTTTTTTCAATTCTTCTTCGTTGGCCGAGCGTTCAATTTCCAGGATCTTGTAGTCGCTATCGGTGTTTGGAACAAACATTGCCTGGATAGATTCAAAATCGTTATTCCCGATGCCCATTTGATTGCAAATATGCGAAATCAGCTTTTGCTCTTCCACATCAACTTCACCATCGGCTTGTGCAATACCAAACAGAAAATGAACCAGCTGGAGGCGAGCCGAATAGTTCATATTTGACTTTATCTGTTGGCAAACTTCATTTACCGGGATGGTTTGATTCAACAGGTCGCGCAACATTTTTACAGCTTCCTGTGCCGAGTCTTCACCAAAATTATGCACCATAAATTTCTTTACATAATCGAGCTCTGATTTTAGCACTTTCCCATCGGCTTTCATTACTGCGGCAACCAATACCAAAAGGCTCATTACATACCCGCCGGTAGTTGTTCTGCCCGAGTAGCCTGTTCTTGTTCCACGTTTTACGGCTTCTTGTCCACCATCAATCATCGAACCTATTGTAAATCCTAAAATTGCTCCCAGCGGGCCGCCAAATGCCCAGCCAAGGCCTCCGCCTATCCATTTACCAAATTTTGCCATGTTCTTTTAGTTGTTTATCAATTTCTATTATCTGAGGAATGAGTAATGTTTTGTTATCGTTTTTTATTTCCAGTGAAGCGAGTTTGAGTTTTTGCTCATCGTTCCATTGTTTGTTTATTCGTTCTTTTACGGCTTCAAAAGTTGAACCATCTCGCTGAACAACA
It includes:
- a CDS encoding TerB family tellurite resistance protein, with amino-acid sequence MAKFGKWIGGGLGWAFGGPLGAILGFTIGSMIDGGQEAVKRGTRTGYSGRTTTGGYVMSLLVLVAAVMKADGKVLKSELDYVKKFMVHNFGEDSAQEAVKMLRDLLNQTIPVNEVCQQIKSNMNYSARLQLVHFLFGIAQADGEVDVEEQKLISHICNQMGIGNNDFESIQAMFVPNTDSDYKILEIERSANEEELKKAYRRMAMKYHPDKVSNLGEEVQNAAKEKFQKVNQAYENIKKERKIA